TGTGCTTGGAATTCAAAGGCTTGGAGTTGCAATGGATCAGCTGTAACTCAGAAACTTTATCATTTTTACTTCCTAATTGAACccttattaattttgttttggtGATTAAAACCCTTGTTAATTTGTTTTCTGCctctttaattttgtattttactactatttttaattaaattcaaaatctttacttGTATAAATAATTAGATGAAATagtcttttacaattttattatgataaaattGTTCTCGAATTTTcaagggaaaaaaaataaaaatactatgatTGTTAATTCAATGAGATTTTGCACTTAAAttgcattatatatataaaaataaaaataatatcatagATAAATAACTGAATAAGGGTGTAactgattaaaaaatattaatattacctAAATTTTTCAGATGCACAATTATTtgttaaaagataaaaatgaatCAGTAGCAGAGTGAATTATATACTAGGAGATGCTTGATTGATAGCCATTTAAGCAAAGACTATTAACACAGAGAGTGGCCCTTCAAGCATAAAAGAATGGGTTGGGTGGACTTATTATTATTACCCTATGCTTCCTCTATTTTCATGGGAGTAAGTCCTCTCTCttatctctttttcttctctttctcctcctctcaTGTAAAATGAAAATTTTCTCTATACTCATCAAAAAtacattaagaaaaaaaaaagggaaaaaaatgttAAAAGCCTTGCTGCATTGccttagttatatatatatattaatattatcttGTTTTCCTGTGTTAGGAAGAAGGACTTGAATTAAGCTTGTATCCATTAGAAAGAGGCATTCCACAAAGCTTTTTCACCTTCTCCACATCTTCTATGAACCTCTTTGATCCTCTCAGCAGACCTGCAAATTCCACTGCATGTCCAATCAAATGAAGCTACACACACATTCCCTGCTTGAGCTTTCCATTCACAATCTGCAACAACATAGTCACCAAACGTGAGAATCAATTTGGAACTATTAATTCAAGTATTTTACACGGTCCTCTAATCACATGTTAGCTATTACTAAACTATGTACTTTTGATTATTTGACGATATGTGATTGGATGACAGTGtaatataaattgaattttataacGATTCGATAAccgaagaaaaaaaaatcacctGGTGGAGTGCCACAGCAGAGTCTCCTATCATCAATATGATCCACATCAAGTCCAATAAACCATGAGCCTAGTGAGACATCTTCATTGGCATACTTGTGAAGAACATGCCTGAGACAGAACAAGTACAAATAAGTCATTATAATGTTAGCAACATTTAATTTTGTCCATAAATTTGAAGAAGTAGCTAAGGAGTAAGGACTCACTGGTTCATTGAAATATATGTAGCAAGATCTTTTGAAATGGCATACAACTGTCCTGTGGCATGGCGGAAGTACTTGTTGCCAGACTCGCCGAATTTCCAGTATTCTGGTTCATGGTACCTTACACCTCTGCAGGAATTTAGGCACATAAGAAGATGTAGCAGTGAAGTAATCACAAACTCAAAATCCTATAGATGAAAATAATTCTCACTTTTGGGAAAGAACAGGCCCGGATTTCATGCATCCGATGTATACTCGTGGTTTCGACCGGTGTCTAACTAGAGTCTCTCCAAGTGTTGCTGAAAAGGGAGTGAATAATGAGTATGATGCTAAGAAAGTAAACATGAAACCTTGTTTGATATGAGTAGTAATTTGATGTGGAGATCAAATTTTGATACCTATATTTACATGAACATCATCATCAACTTTAATGTAGAAATCAGCATCCCATAAGTTAACAGCAGTTGCAAAGTAGGTCTTTGTCTTTGCTGATAATTCAAGGTACCCTTCAACATGATCCTGCAAAATCAAACCACAGTTTTCTACACAATCTGCTAGTTTTTCTTTTAGAAATTGCAATCATGATATAAGAAAAACATGACAAAGAGTCACATTATTTACCAGCCTCAAGAAATCTCCATGCTTCCTATCTTCTGCTTCTATAGCTCTGTCTAATATACCACCTGATGTAGCACTGGAGAAAGAGGGGAATaaaggaagaattagaagaaagcttCAATTTACAATTCATTCAATATAATTATGAACACTGGAAATATTCAAGTGTATCCCAATGAAGACATAGGATTATTGGTTCTATAAACTTCTATACTAGTTCAAATTAGATGATCTAATGTAAGCATTTCTCTTCCTATGACCAATTACAAAATCATAGAAACTACAAAAGAGAAATGAGATAGTTTACCTATGACCAATTACAAATCTGATGATAATGCCTTTCTCTTCCTCTAGCTTCTTTCTTTTCTCACCTATTTCCATATTACCACAAGAACAGATAATCAGAAACCACAACGAATATTGTGAAAATGGTGGCAGAATACTGGCATTGATGGATCAAATTATGAACCTTGAGGCATCCAGGTTTGGCGGACGGAGTCTCTTCTTTTCCTGCTGCTAAAAGCAGTGTTGATTCCTATGACCATGAGGTACCTTCTCCTAGGAGTTGATTCAACTGCCTTTATATCTTCTGATAGAGGAGCTCCATTGCGAATCGACTCCTGAGCTGCCTTTGCAGCAGCTAACTCCATCTCCAAGTTTGAAATAGTTTTGTCCAATGTTCTACATTCAACACAATCACATAAGCCTTGAAATGAAAATTTAGCAGCACACACACAACACAACAGCATCATGGTATATAACTTACCGCATGGCATTTTGTGTTTTGAAAACTTCCTTATAGATGCTTCTCGTTTCGCGCTTCACTTCCTTTTCTTGCAACTAAAGGAATTTCTGATTATCAAACACTGAATTCAAAACATAACAAGTGACTATGAAGACTAATGTTATGTAACATAAGCTTACAATTCTTGAGTTGCAACCCTCCGAAACAACATTCAATTTTTCAGCTTCCATAGCTGTTGTCCTTGCAAGTCCTTTAGGTTCGGGAATAGTCCACATCCTGTTGTTAACACATTTTTATCAGAAAGGGAACCAAAAATAACTATCTCTAACAACTTCCTATGGCAAGTACCAAAGTAGGGTAACATAAACATGCTAACTCATAGTCAAATTAAGAATCCTGAAAAGAATTGAATAATCAAAGTTGTTACATTTATTTAGTTGTAACACATTAATGAAGTCATCACCATGTGCTTAATATGATACTAACAATTAGTAACAATCAAGGACAAAAAGATGCAATTAAAGAATTAAAGCACCTCCGAGTAAGTTAGactatatcttttatttaatattactAAATATGACAGATCTCAAAATTGAAAAGGATACATCTTTAAACGTTTCAACAACTAGTAAATATGAATAAGGGATTCAGTTACAACTACCGCAGAATAGACTAGTCACTAGAGATTAGAGGTGCCAATCAATTATTAGGTGTCAGAAGTCTTCTTCCTCATTGATTAGTGAGtatgatatgtatatatatgaaatAACTAGTAGTTAGGATAAActgtaaattattttttcaacCATAATAACAAACATTTTCTGACTCGACCTGCTGGTAGATTTGTAAACATTGGTAGAAATAATTGAACAGGAAATTAATTAGCAGTACTGAGTGCTGACCAAACTTGACTTTTTTTTCTTCTAGTTATTATTATAGAGGAGGAATAGCATCTTAAACTGAAATATGGCATGGTTCAGATGAAGATAACTGTTGCCAATTGAATTCAGATCCATTCTACTTATCCTATTGAGTTTTGGTGAGTTTAAGATAATTGATGAAATTAGAGgacagataaaaaattatatatttttgaaattatatgACAAAAAATTTCTTCAAATTGGAATTTCTTCACAAAATAAATGGTCATCCAAATTCAGAAATACactgattataattttttttaatttagaaaaatattaaaattaaacatgaGGTGTGATATGAAAAGGCCTCTTCTTCAGGATTAGAAAGCcattaaaaaatttcaacatGGACTCGTTTTCATAAACAGAATATTGATTGGTATTATGTATCAGAAACTTGGAAAACAACATGAAATAAGACATGACAGAGAGAATTGAAATTGATGTACCTGTTGGTGAATAGCATCCCAGCACAGAAGCTTCCAATACAAAGAAAAATCATCCATCTCTGAGACAAAAAGCTTCTATGAGGAAGAAGAACCTCTCCTCTGCTCTTCAAATTCATTGTCCTTTCAAAAACACAACTTGCCAAGTTGACACTCAGAATGATAAAACCATGTTGACAATTCTAAAGGAGAAGGAACAGGAGCAGCGAATGGTGAAGGAAAGGAAGAAAATTTCAAAGTGGGCACCTTtgaaaagaaggagaagatgaatcaGAACAGAGGAAGTgctctgtttttatttttattttttctaagtgttttgttcCTTTCTTTATGCTCTGTTTCAGCTATTTTGTTATATGCTTTGCTTTGTGTTGGTtctattctctttctttttatgtgtttgtgtgagagagagagagtgtgtgtggcTTTGCAGGTAAGGGACGTTGAAGAGAAGTGAGAAGACTTTGTAACCGCTCAGTTTTATAGTCACCATATTACCAAACCATTCTTCTTGGGGCCACCTTCTGATCTCTTTATTTATTGTACTCCGGTAACTGTTTCTTGCATTCACATTTATACCCTCCTAATCTATTTGGCATCTTTGATTCTCTACCCTCTACTCCAACATGAAGActttttttaacaaatatttgGGGGGTTTATTTAACACTAATtcaagttttgtttgttttgtttcaataaataatttgttttttatctttattattaagTGAAATTCGCGTAAATCAGTCTTATTTACTTAAGTAggtgaaagtttttttttttatacttgaCGTAATTTAGGAccgaatgataaaataaaaatatatttgtatatgaATACATtggataaatcactattttaaattattttggatttaatattactgatttattttgttttgacttttgttttgaaaaatgtCTATATATAATTTGATCTAACGTACAACGATTTAGTACAGTAACATAGTAAATTGTTTAAGtgaaaacgatttattaagatttTGAATATATACATAAAGCGGTTTAAGTAAGATTGATTTAATAGACAAGAGAAaatactatataaattaaattgggtCACCCCGATCTACCATTAAAAAGACGTATATTTTATacgtataattttttatatatattttaattttttatgaataatagatttgataattaattttttatatatacttgaTATTGTCGATAgtaaaaatattcttatttaattGGTGTCTTTTTGTCACTATCTAAACTCAAATTGGAGACATTGGTCTTGTGAACATTTCCGTTTTAATGGATTTTACTATTTGACTGAAAAATTATTAGCAACTAAAAATGAACTTACAAATTATAACTAATAatcatataaatttaattttaataaattgtgaaggtaaaatagttttatacgtatatttaattatattaattatataaatttgaaCAAGCAATAACTCAATATTTTGTCCTGTTGGTGCATCAATATAGAAATTTTTACATagataatagtaaaaataattctCACCCTTTTTTCACGCAATAATTGGTTGTAAACTCCTTTCTAGTTATCAAATTACTATattccattttattttctaaaaactaaaatacTATTTAAGAAATCCATTTCTATTATTTAATTAGACGCCTTTATACTGATAgtagtatttaactatttatatgATTGGCAGAATTAACCATTTTCTTCACTGCCATTCTCGTGTCGTGTGGAAGAAATATGATCAATGGAAACTATCTCTTGACACGCGTTCATGTTTTTTCATGCAATTGATGAGACCATTTAGGCATTTATGCGAGAGCAAATTtcctcaattttttttagttatttaataaaatgtgatttttttatatatatattttttgttccacttaaaaaatataagatgagaaatgaaaaatcatattttattaaacattaaaaaaaatttgagaaaatcaATTCCCCCATTTATGCATCAATCTGATGATGAGTCCATTGTTAACTAGTTACAACTTGCTGCACGgccatcattaattaattaattactctgATTATGAAACTTATtagagaaaatacaaaaacagtAGGGATTGACCTCTCTGATTACATACCCTACATCCTTGTCATTGTTATTGCaaagagaaattatttttgttgttggaaattgatttgaCTCAACTTTGTAATtggatataatattaaaagtttaattattctgttcaTGATcacttaatttttgtaatttttatcaaatttttaattagatttttatattttttaattagatttttatactgttattatttttataattagattttttataatataataaataatagaattaactgaatatttttttataaattaaaaatatttataattaaaaatctaactaGATCTTTGACTACATGTATTTTAGaagaaatattttgttaattttaaaaatttgtatatgAAAAaaactaattacaaaattaaaaatagtgtaagaattcaattgaaaagaaaaaaagtataaatatttaattaaaaatttgataaaattataaggaccaataaaataattaaactaatattaaatttaggtaatgtaaattttatatttggtttaatagtaaaatataagaaaataattgattcatttaaaaaataatttaaattctgaCTTCTTATTCATTCTACTCATGGAACCAAATGCCAATCAATTAAAAAGTTTTACATTCTTCAAAATTTCCCCCTTTTTTTGCTTTCTAGGTAAATAACACAATACGGCTTTTTATTCTTAACAAAATTTTATccgtgatttttttttcttttttgaattttgGGATAAAAAGTTTGATATATGCTTAAAAGAATAAAGAGTAAAGTAGGGAAGATGGACAATGACCCAGCTAGAAAGGTTCCCCCAACTTGCATGACTTGGTCTCCATTTTGTTTTCCACtaacaattataaaataaattatacaaaatattcaaaaattaagacTTTGACATATATACATCACTGATCAATGAtcatcaaaatatattaattgaCTAAATAacatattagatattaatttacaAGTTTTGTGAGTCTAATTAATTACGGCTTAATATATTTGACTGCAAATTCATATCATCCAATGGAATCACTGTCACACAAGACAAATGCATGTGTATGGAAAAGAGTTGGCTCCATGACTCATATGCTCCTCATTAATTGCCAGAAACATAAAGAATCTTATCTATGAATCTACGATAATTTagcttataattaataattaattgatgattattaaattaactaattcaaattaaattagcttATGTAATAATCCTCCCTctcataataatataataatttaggaTAATAATAGAGACAAGCATATAGTACGTACATtaacatgcatatatatattctcttatttatttatgtatttatttttgtcCTTAGACCTTATATAATGTCATATGACTGCTCAGCTTACTAAACCattggataaataataaaagtacAGTTTCCAAGCTTACCAAACCAGGGTAAGGATTTCATTCTTTCATCCGATACTCTTCTTTGTCGTTTTACTcagaaataaaattattattattattagttaaaaaatgtCTGCGATATTTATTTTTGTGTTCCTATGAAATAGGTCACCAAAAATAGCATCCTACACTTGGAGCAAATCGCCATTGGTGCGTGGTTTCGTTTCTCACCTATCATTATTGGATTTCAATTCTTGTaatttttattaaacaaaattgttctattttcttcttttttttttttttttcaatagagCTTATTAAGACCAAATTAATTAATACTTTATTGATGTTTTCAGTCTCAAGTTGCTCTCATAACATGATCCATATTTGTTTCTAAAAGGACATGAAAATCGTTAGTAGTATTTTTAACAAGTTCAAGGAAGTTGGAAATGGAATAGGTTTTTTGCTAAAATTTGACAACGCATAAACTAAGAGCAATCATTGTTTTCGTTTTGATCTTTTCCGGTATGATATATATATAGGGCTAGAGTGTTAATTACATAACTATGACTATGACgtgctaattattaatccattTTTTAATTTCACAATCAATGGTGTTGGATTCAAATTCCAATAGCAGGcaaaaaaaataagattaaaacaaaaatatgaatATGAATAATGCTGGGGAAAAGAAATATTatctaagaaaaaatattatctaaTAAGTGACACGATATTATTGGATATATTTAGTCGAAGACGTAAGTGACAAAGATAGCAATGTAATAAAGTGTCAAGAAAAAAAGAACGTAAACAATTAATTCATCatagtttgaaaattttaagaataGTTATCAATTAGGCATTaggttagcttttttttttttgtgtttgttgCTTCTTCTTATTCAACACGTCGTTGCATCCTCTTTCGTCATGGCAGCCGAAGAAAAAGACCGCTATGACACGCTGCTACACTTCATCGTATTCTTCATATTCactgcttcatcttcttcaaCATGCCGCTGCGTTCCTTTCCGCCATGGCAATACCTCACTGCATTCTCGTGTTCgccgcttcttctttttcaacacGTCAGTGCATTCCGTTCCGTCATGGCAACACTTTGCCGCTGCATCTCCTTCCACCGGAAATATCATTGAAATTCTCTGCCATCATCATTGGAATTCTCTTCCGACGGCTATATCAACATTTTCTGTTTACTGTCACATCATCATTTCACACTTGggttattttgttaaattttaaaatctttcaacgactattttgtcaataacaaaagtcgTGTATCATTTTGTGTAAGCGCCATAATCTATCGGATACCGATTtgatatttatctatttattttatctttgataacttaaatatttttttatctttaaattttaagtaAACTACCAAAATGCACTTGAATAATTTTGTCACTGACAAAAATACACCTGAATTTTGCTATTAACAAAAATGCCCTCGAATGATTTAAAAACACGATGAAAATatccaacattaaatatgtatttctcaaaaaatattttagacattgaattttgatataattttttgcaaacatgattagaaaaatgagatattattattcttaaaatttggtgattttttgctaagtatatacttagcaaaaaatcaccaaattttaagaataataatatctcatttttctaatcatgtttgcaaaaaaatcaaaatacaatCTCTAAAACATCTTTTgataatacatatttaatgttagatatttttgtcgtattttttaattatttaagagcattttgtcgataacaaaatttgagtatatttttgttagcGACAAAATTATCTGGATGTATTTTTTGTAGTTTACCCTTAAATGTTACTTTCAAAACTGCAATTGAGATATTGAAACATCTATAAAAAAGAGTTATTTTCACTCCTTAAACTAAgattataaaataaaacttaaaaattattaatttatttattattaacaatagaataaaaaattgagtaaaataGACGGACACATTCAATAAGATATTGTCAATAAATTATAGCTTTGTCAAAAAAATTGCTAAACTTGTATGCAGTTAcgcaatgaaaaaaatatttttagatactAAAAATTTAGTGTCAATTGACGTGTTAAGTTTAAATGCAACATCTCCTTCTACTtccaataataaaaaaggaaatgAAGTTGAAAATACTTAACATACATCAAAGAGACTATCTTATTATCAGTGAAGTATAATGACATTAGCCATTTTTATCACGGATTAAGTACATCTCATATAATTAATATGGAATGGCCATTTAATGGCTTGTCAACCAAATTTGTCCATTTCATAATAATACAAGATTTAATTAATTCTCTTTACTTATCAATTCAAAATTATATTCGCCATAACTCATATGTTATtgttactataaaaaaaattttaacttttatatCACAGACTTCActtaatatattatttacttcTTTAAATACGAACACAAGAAATGataattatttaacatttttaatattaattaatactgTCAACTTAAAAGGACTTCACACTCTCAATATCAATTAAAAGTGCAAATAAATCGTGATATCTTTCGTTTGGTAGATATGGAATACATtcacatatataaattaaataacaaatatGTATACTATACAGTCGTATTTCTTAACTTTTAATTAACTCATGCAACATccgaattaaaaaattatgttatacaTATAAACTAAATCAAATAATATTCATGTTAGAGGTATTGTAATCTACGAGTATGATATATTTTTCTGAATTCTGATCTTTTTGGAACTAACAAATAACAAGATTATTTTGTAACTAACGAGAGTTTtgttttttacatttttaaaagattatttgacTGAAATAGTCGGTCGAAAGGCACGTGCCATGATCTAAAGGTCCGTGCAAGGTGGAGAACTACTCCCAGTTGGATGGGACCCACCCCATACCCTATCCCTCTCTCTCGACATTAGTCACGTGACCTATTTCGTTCCCTCTCACGTGGCTCCTTTTGAAAAGGCTCGAATCTAATGGCCCACGTCACGAGGATATCGACACGTGTCGTCATTTGATGAGGCCTCACTGAATCTAATGTTTTCTCAGCCAATGAAAGTAGACATCACTTGACATCATTGAAACATCCTGCCTTTGCTTGCGGAGGATATTTTCGTCAAATTTGCCTTGATGATCTATTGATCTTCGAAAACATGCCTTCCGAGATTTTGCTTCTCATTAATTATTACTAAATCTCTTTTAACATTAATCTTGGGGGTTACGTTCATGCATTATTCATGAATTTGCATTCATTAGATCTATCTCATGTACGGAgaacaaattattttaaacaacAATAATATCAGTAACTAAATTATACATTGATTCCCTGTTAATATAATCATGTTCATCGGTTATTAGCtagtgaaataataataataataataataataataataataataataataataataataataataataataataataataataataataataataataataataatagtgtccTATATTTAATTTTCTCATATTAAACATATATCAACTACTTCTCCCCCTATTTCACAATGTATGTGATTTTAAACAATTTATAATAACAACGTTCATGATTataaatcacaaataattttatttggcttattattattcatctatagaataatgttatattttatttcagcTTAAATTTTCTTAATATTGATGTAATAATAATATCTACTCCTGTTTACCTTGATCAAAGAGCAAGACTCATGGTACACTAATAAACTTTCACTATATTAAAAACAGTTCTAGTAGCCTTAAGAGTTGTGATGCTAGAGTTTGAAGTTTATAGAATGC
This region of Arachis hypogaea cultivar Tifrunner chromosome 8, arahy.Tifrunner.gnm2.J5K5, whole genome shotgun sequence genomic DNA includes:
- the LOC112707000 gene encoding probable beta-1,3-galactosyltransferase 2, with product MNLKSRGEVLLPHRSFLSQRWMIFLCIGSFCAGMLFTNRMWTIPEPKGLARTTAMEAEKLNVVSEGCNSRILQEKEVKRETRSIYKEVFKTQNAMRTLDKTISNLEMELAAAKAAQESIRNGAPLSEDIKAVESTPRRRYLMVIGINTAFSSRKRRDSVRQTWMPQGEKRKKLEEEKGIIIRFVIGHSATSGGILDRAIEAEDRKHGDFLRLDHVEGYLELSAKTKTYFATAVNLWDADFYIKVDDDVHVNIATLGETLVRHRSKPRVYIGCMKSGPVLSQKGVRYHEPEYWKFGESGNKYFRHATGQLYAISKDLATYISMNQHVLHKYANEDVSLGSWFIGLDVDHIDDRRLCCGTPPDCEWKAQAGNVCVASFDWTCSGICRSAERIKEVHRRCGEGEKALWNASF